The DNA window TTACTGTCTTTGAAGAAACGTTGAAATATCTACCAAAAGAAAAAGCTACATCGATCGGCGCAATTATTCGTACAGATTTATTTCATGGTGATGAACAACTTGCTGAGCAGATAACAGGATTACAAGCAACAAAAGAAACAATCATAGTTATGGGTGGTAGCCAAGGTTCCGCCAAAATTAATGAAGTAATAAAGGAAAATATAGATGTTTTAACGAAACGATATCAGATTATTCATCTTTGTGGTAAAGGGAATTTAGATGCAACTTTAGTTGGGAAACCTAATTATGTTGCTTTCGAATATGTAACAGACGAATTGCCACATTTATTAAAAATGGCTAATTATGTAATAACTCGTGCGGGTTCTAACTCTATATTTGAGTTTTTAGAACTAAAAAAACCGATGCTGCTCATTCCTTTATCTATTCAAGCGAGTAGAGGAGATCAAATATTAAATGCAAAATTCTTTGAGGAAAAAGGATATGCTCTCATGTTGGAAGAAGAGAATCTAACTCCAATTACTTTTATGGAATTTATGAAGAAACTAGTTGATAATAAAGAAGAAATAATAGATAAACAATGTTCTGCTTCCTCTTCCAAAACTCCGGAACAATTTACTGAACTGTTACTAACGTATAAAAAATAAGGGATGTTAAACTACATTTTTGTTATTTGGTAGAATCCAGTTGCTTTCT is part of the Psychrobacillus sp. FSL H8-0483 genome and encodes:
- a CDS encoding undecaprenyldiphospho-muramoylpentapeptide beta-N-acetylglucosaminyltransferase, which translates into the protein MNNNTIVLTGGGTAGHVSLNEAIIPELLKKDYTVHYIGSHNGIEKSIIQKNFPFISYHAISNGKLRRYFSIKNFSDPFKVLYGTLQALSVLRKVKPSIVFSKGGFVSVPVVLAAKLMNIPVVIHESDITPGLANKISINFAEQIFTVFEETLKYLPKEKATSIGAIIRTDLFHGDEQLAEQITGLQATKETIIVMGGSQGSAKINEVIKENIDVLTKRYQIIHLCGKGNLDATLVGKPNYVAFEYVTDELPHLLKMANYVITRAGSNSIFEFLELKKPMLLIPLSIQASRGDQILNAKFFEEKGYALMLEEENLTPITFMEFMKKLVDNKEEIIDKQCSASSSKTPEQFTELLLTYKK